In one Pseudomonas sp. R84 genomic region, the following are encoded:
- the ccoO gene encoding cytochrome-c oxidase, cbb3-type subunit II, giving the protein MKHETIEKNVGLLMLLMVFAVSIGGLTQIVPLFFQDVTNKPVEGMKPYTALQLEGRDIYIREGCVGCHSQMIRPFRAETERYGHYSVAGESVWDHPFLWGSKRTGPDLARVGARYSDDWHRAHLYNPRNVVPESKMPAYPWLVTQAVDSSHTETKLKTMRTLGVPYTDDDISGAVASLKGKTEMDALVSYLQVLGTAIKSKR; this is encoded by the coding sequence ATGAAACACGAAACGATTGAAAAGAACGTCGGCCTGTTGATGTTGCTCATGGTGTTCGCCGTGAGCATCGGCGGCCTGACCCAGATCGTCCCGCTGTTCTTCCAGGACGTCACCAACAAACCGGTGGAAGGCATGAAACCCTACACCGCGCTGCAACTGGAAGGCCGCGACATCTATATCCGCGAAGGCTGCGTCGGTTGCCACTCGCAGATGATCCGGCCGTTCCGCGCCGAAACCGAACGCTACGGGCACTACTCGGTAGCGGGCGAAAGCGTTTGGGATCACCCGTTCCTGTGGGGGTCGAAACGTACCGGTCCGGATCTGGCCCGGGTCGGTGCCCGCTACTCGGATGACTGGCACCGCGCGCACTTGTACAACCCGCGCAACGTCGTACCGGAATCGAAAATGCCGGCCTACCCGTGGCTGGTCACGCAAGCGGTCGACAGCAGCCACACCGAAACCAAGCTCAAGACCATGCGCACCCTCGGCGTGCCGTACACCGACGACGACATCAGCGGCGCGGTGGCCAGCCTCAAGGGCAAGACCGAAATGGACGCCCTCGTTTCTTACCTGCAAGTGCTCGGCACTGCGATCAAGAGCAAGAGGTGA
- a CDS encoding cbb3-type cytochrome c oxidase subunit 3, which produces MVFDMSAGLIRGLGTVVVFVAFVGLTLWVFNRKRTPEFAEARLLPFADEPQPETTPAFETTQAPEPRSTRP; this is translated from the coding sequence ATGGTCTTTGATATGAGCGCAGGGCTGATCCGTGGTTTAGGCACCGTTGTCGTGTTTGTAGCGTTCGTCGGCTTGACCTTGTGGGTGTTCAACCGCAAGCGCACCCCAGAGTTCGCTGAAGCACGTCTGCTGCCGTTCGCCGACGAGCCACAACCCGAAACTACCCCAGCATTTGAAACAACCCAAGCACCTGAACCAAGGAGTACCCGGCCATGA